In a genomic window of Phragmites australis chromosome 14, lpPhrAust1.1, whole genome shotgun sequence:
- the LOC133891016 gene encoding uncharacterized protein LOC133891016: protein MASAGAWSKRWLRPEVYPLFLATGTAVGICAMQLIRNITTNPEVRVTKENRAAGIMENFDEGKQYSQHGFRKFMDKQRAEIMPGLNSFMADPPK, encoded by the exons ATGGCTTCTGCTGGTGCGTGGTCCAAGAGGTGGCTCCGGCCCGAG GTGTACCCGCTCTTCCTGGCTACTGGCACGGCCGTGGGCATCTGCGCCATGCAGCTCATCCGCAACATCACCACCAACCCCGAAGTCAG GGTCACCAAGGAGAATAGGGCAGCAGGCATCATGGAGAACTTCGACGAGGGGAAGCAGTACTCACAGCACGGCTTCAGGAAGTTCATGGACAAGCAGCGCGCCGAGATCATGCCGGGGCTCAACTCCTTCATGGCCGACCCGCCCAAGTAA